Proteins encoded in a region of the Cytobacillus pseudoceanisediminis genome:
- a CDS encoding tetratricopeptide repeat protein: MRTLKIKDLTLDELDLLEQDLHENGEKSDYGYYMQLVTVYETMYKKLKSLARNNGPHYDHSLQHTKNVFISHLIKFGPYIKMNHFKDDGDAVESLIKAIGLEQKLPIAYYRLGFLAYKHGKYGSAVRYFQQALNKQLLNDPRYALNQQQEFHAHMYLANSALYVASQTFETMEKLPYLPEEQLPNPELSPLFETLASNEKYLQTHAFYKISKNNTETCSKEVCEDLYENSEPNELVLYFNDRENILLFNGEEAIITPTQANIIRHFLLSSSKENPCTRITMRDFYGRTGSDGEVKKNTFIKSIERLRGALRSIEIPEIIDSTQYRGDSLLF, encoded by the coding sequence ATGAGGACTTTAAAGATCAAAGACTTAACCCTGGACGAGCTGGACTTGCTTGAACAGGATCTTCACGAAAACGGGGAAAAAAGCGATTACGGCTATTACATGCAGCTGGTGACCGTCTATGAAACCATGTATAAAAAGCTAAAAAGTCTAGCGAGAAATAATGGACCACACTATGATCATTCCCTTCAGCATACTAAAAATGTTTTTATATCTCATCTTATTAAATTCGGTCCCTACATAAAAATGAATCACTTTAAGGATGACGGTGATGCTGTAGAGTCTCTGATCAAGGCCATTGGTTTAGAACAAAAACTTCCCATTGCCTATTATCGTCTTGGTTTTCTGGCTTATAAACATGGCAAGTATGGCTCAGCCGTCCGCTATTTTCAGCAAGCCCTGAATAAGCAGCTGCTGAATGATCCAAGATATGCCCTTAATCAGCAGCAGGAATTCCATGCCCATATGTATCTGGCCAACAGTGCTTTATATGTTGCCAGCCAGACCTTTGAAACTATGGAAAAACTCCCATATTTACCGGAGGAGCAATTGCCCAATCCAGAGCTGTCGCCATTATTTGAAACATTGGCATCGAATGAAAAATACTTACAGACCCATGCTTTCTACAAAATCTCTAAAAATAATACCGAAACCTGTTCAAAGGAAGTATGTGAAGACCTCTACGAAAACAGTGAACCTAATGAACTGGTCCTGTACTTTAATGACCGCGAAAACATTCTCTTATTTAATGGGGAGGAAGCCATAATCACCCCAACCCAGGCCAATATAATCAGACATTTCCTCTTGTCCTCCAGCAAGGAGAATCCATGCACGAGAATCACTATGCGTGATTTTTATGGAAGGACTGGCAGTGATGGAGAGGTGAAGAAGAACACCTTTATCAAATCTATTGAAAGACTGAGAGGAGCTTTAAGATCAATAGAGATACCTGAGATTATTGATAGTACACAGTACAGGGGAGACAGCTTATTATTTTAA
- a CDS encoding LysM peptidoglycan-binding domain-containing protein, producing MQIFYTVRSGDTLYGISRRWEIPADSLIAANNLKPPYTIYIGQQLSFPPGVDAVRVRQGDSVYRISQFYNVPPSVIIEANQLQPPYVIQPGQLLKVPPGVPYYTVQPGETLYRLALRFNVMTNGEPNTELIRFVNQLSSSQLFPGMKLRIPYAPPGGQGLIAYTADRGGQYDIWLYNPRTGEIVQLTSGLGDSFSSPEWSPNSRRIAFIGKNRIIYVVDVASGAIAQIDQMEGGAELDWSPDSSQIAYTKQGRIIMYNVLSYQAQSIQQSDSTDVQWFPSGRELLFQAPDASGISQLFRIQTDGSEKQQITRNTGGRLNNAQLSPDGSFVLYTTPGVSVSIIHTVELSTGNVFEVKGGPLAKNYYPTWSPDSLNIAYSATAFEDRGYFSQIRTVGRRGEEDRIWAISNCFASPVTWSTDGTKIAYLSGCKEQEFASEMWAIDLRHPVPIRLIAGVNIQSLQWSPTAIVDGTQKNTYTNTAYKIRFQYPSNWRKVNEERYEGADGFFQISAISAGENLDEVCHGEAFHPLMPYGSMPSILKTRIQNQEACYVFPSADQPAEMLNQSALIVRYPTPITIQGETYNYFILWADQPHLKEIAISLIFL from the coding sequence ATGCAAATTTTTTATACAGTACGTTCAGGTGATACGCTGTACGGGATATCAAGGAGATGGGAAATTCCGGCCGATTCCCTTATTGCGGCAAATAATTTGAAGCCCCCTTACACGATTTATATAGGTCAGCAGCTGTCCTTTCCACCTGGAGTTGATGCTGTGCGTGTTAGGCAAGGAGATTCAGTGTATCGAATTTCACAATTTTACAACGTTCCGCCTTCAGTTATCATAGAGGCGAATCAGCTTCAGCCACCCTATGTCATTCAGCCCGGTCAATTATTAAAGGTTCCGCCAGGTGTTCCATATTATACCGTCCAGCCAGGGGAAACACTTTATCGGCTTGCCCTGCGTTTTAATGTCATGACGAATGGGGAGCCAAATACTGAGCTTATTCGGTTTGTAAACCAGCTTTCATCCTCACAGCTATTTCCCGGAATGAAATTAAGGATTCCATACGCCCCTCCTGGTGGCCAAGGCCTGATTGCCTATACTGCTGATCGGGGAGGGCAATATGATATTTGGTTATATAATCCCCGGACAGGAGAGATCGTGCAGCTCACCAGTGGATTGGGTGACTCTTTTTCAAGTCCAGAATGGTCACCTAACAGCAGGAGAATTGCGTTTATTGGAAAGAACAGAATTATATATGTTGTGGATGTGGCATCTGGTGCGATCGCTCAAATCGACCAGATGGAAGGAGGTGCTGAATTGGATTGGTCGCCTGACAGCAGCCAAATTGCTTATACGAAGCAAGGTCGCATTATTATGTACAACGTTCTGTCTTATCAAGCGCAAAGCATTCAACAGTCTGACTCAACGGATGTTCAATGGTTTCCAAGCGGCAGGGAGCTGCTTTTTCAGGCACCGGATGCATCAGGAATTAGCCAGCTTTTCCGAATTCAAACCGATGGTTCCGAGAAACAGCAAATTACACGTAACACAGGAGGGCGGCTTAATAATGCCCAGCTATCACCCGACGGAAGCTTTGTTCTTTATACAACACCAGGTGTCAGCGTCTCCATTATTCACACCGTTGAGCTTTCAACAGGCAATGTTTTTGAAGTAAAAGGCGGGCCCCTTGCCAAAAATTATTATCCGACATGGTCACCTGATTCTTTGAACATTGCCTATAGCGCTACCGCCTTTGAAGATCGCGGGTATTTTTCACAAATTCGAACGGTGGGGAGGCGAGGAGAAGAGGATCGAATTTGGGCTATTTCCAATTGTTTTGCATCTCCTGTCACTTGGTCAACAGACGGAACAAAAATAGCCTATCTTAGTGGATGCAAGGAACAGGAATTTGCAAGTGAAATGTGGGCTATCGACCTCCGTCACCCCGTCCCGATACGGCTAATTGCAGGAGTTAACATTCAGTCACTTCAATGGTCTCCAACTGCCATAGTGGATGGCACCCAAAAGAACACATATACGAACACTGCCTACAAGATTCGTTTCCAATATCCGTCAAACTGGCGAAAAGTGAACGAGGAACGATACGAAGGTGCTGACGGCTTTTTTCAAATATCAGCGATTTCAGCAGGTGAAAACTTAGATGAGGTGTGCCATGGAGAAGCTTTCCATCCATTAATGCCCTATGGATCCATGCCAAGCATCTTGAAGACTCGAATTCAAAACCAGGAAGCCTGCTACGTTTTTCCCTCTGCGGACCAGCCAGCAGAAATGCTGAATCAATCCGCTTTAATCGTAAGGTATCCAACTCCCATTACAATTCAGGGAGAAACCTACAATTACTTCATCTTATGGGCAGATCAACCGCATTTAAAGGAGATAGCTATAAGTTTAATCTTTTTATAA
- a CDS encoding DinB family protein — translation MYVTISDFINEWKREAVLTQKVLDGLTDDSLKQQVYPEGRTLGRIAWHLTASIPDYLAHFGLKIEKAVNEENVPASAKEIADTFKKLSEEAALAIEQQWTDDSLSQTQNAFGREETNAQILMGLIKHIVHHRGQLTILIRQAGLKPFGVYGPPKEDWVNLGVTNPPL, via the coding sequence ATGTATGTAACCATTTCAGACTTTATTAATGAATGGAAAAGAGAGGCAGTACTGACGCAAAAGGTGTTGGACGGATTAACAGATGACTCTTTAAAGCAGCAGGTTTACCCAGAAGGACGCACATTAGGGAGAATTGCGTGGCATTTAACAGCAAGTATTCCAGATTATTTAGCTCATTTCGGGTTAAAAATAGAAAAGGCTGTAAATGAAGAAAATGTCCCCGCTTCGGCAAAAGAAATTGCGGATACATTTAAAAAGCTGAGTGAGGAAGCAGCTCTGGCGATTGAGCAGCAATGGACAGATGACTCATTGAGCCAGACACAGAATGCATTTGGAAGAGAAGAAACCAATGCTCAAATTTTGATGGGCTTAATCAAACACATTGTGCATCATCGGGGGCAATTGACTATTCTCATCCGCCAAGCAGGTTTAAAGCCATTTGGAGTTTATGGTCCTCCAAAAGAAGATTGGGTTAATTTAGGCGTCACGAATCCGCCGCTATAA
- a CDS encoding BrxA family protein yields MDDFNNTTELGVYDTAINVIGGLKDITVIFKAIDSHFSQSDSLKGLVNQRNEFNLRTEKSRARIEREVRKGFLQFKNEDHQDLIQGIFSDRVPLQDKQLVLVWQFALNNRLFREITSGIFVKTYYSGRASISKDDITAYLKEFLLQNELQKISWSENTINTLSTKYLNLMSKLGFLSPGRVKSFNHIRPSSEALVLFLYFAKLCSPRANNIMINKLLSISFVPSEDMQERLKKLSMKGFFNMNFNGVALNIELTQSYKGVCDVLYN; encoded by the coding sequence ATGGATGATTTTAATAACACAACAGAACTTGGCGTATATGATACCGCAATTAACGTTATTGGTGGGCTAAAGGATATTACAGTCATTTTCAAAGCCATAGATTCTCATTTTAGTCAATCCGACTCACTAAAAGGACTCGTAAATCAGCGGAATGAATTTAATCTTCGTACTGAAAAAAGTCGAGCAAGGATTGAACGCGAGGTAAGAAAAGGATTTTTGCAGTTTAAGAACGAGGATCATCAGGATCTCATTCAGGGGATTTTCAGCGACCGCGTGCCTCTACAGGACAAGCAGTTGGTTCTGGTTTGGCAGTTTGCTTTAAACAACAGATTATTCAGAGAAATCACATCAGGGATTTTTGTGAAAACTTATTATTCTGGACGTGCAAGCATCTCAAAGGATGATATTACTGCCTATCTAAAAGAATTTCTTCTGCAAAATGAATTACAGAAAATCAGTTGGTCAGAAAATACAATTAACACGCTATCCACCAAATATCTCAATTTGATGAGTAAGCTTGGTTTTCTAAGCCCTGGGAGAGTAAAGTCATTCAATCATATACGCCCATCTTCAGAAGCGCTAGTGCTCTTTCTTTACTTTGCGAAATTATGCTCTCCCAGAGCCAATAACATCATGATTAACAAATTGCTTTCCATCAGTTTTGTTCCTTCAGAAGACATGCAGGAGCGGCTCAAGAAGCTGTCAATGAAAGGATTCTTTAATATGAATTTCAACGGTGTTGCTTTGAACATCGAACTAACCCAAAGCTATAAAGGAGTTTGTGATGTCTTATATAACTGA
- a CDS encoding UvrB/UvrC motif-containing protein codes for MKDSQGQILYVGKAKNLKNRVQSYFRDSKHHSPKIKKLVKHLRDFDYILTDTEFEAFMLECQLIKSIKPLYNRMMKSPQSFIYISISLTGKHRKIDIAFNPIENDGKVYFGPFTSRSNVERALRGLKECFKLNCSNPNGKNSACLNYSLGSCLGRCLGGPAEQQYNDILDRFIGFLKGTDRSIIEDMNQMMLNASEAFDFEAASAYRDHIQAVSSLLKKKK; via the coding sequence ATGAAGGATTCGCAGGGTCAAATTCTGTATGTGGGGAAGGCGAAAAATCTAAAGAATCGGGTTCAGTCTTATTTCCGGGACTCTAAACATCATTCTCCAAAGATTAAAAAGCTGGTCAAACACTTAAGGGATTTTGATTATATTCTGACAGATACTGAATTTGAGGCTTTTATGCTTGAATGCCAATTAATTAAAAGCATTAAGCCGCTATATAATCGAATGATGAAGAGTCCGCAGTCATTCATTTATATCTCGATCAGCCTTACCGGTAAGCACCGTAAGATTGATATTGCATTTAATCCCATTGAGAATGACGGCAAGGTTTATTTTGGCCCTTTTACAAGCCGAAGCAATGTGGAAAGAGCTCTCCGGGGGTTAAAGGAATGCTTTAAGCTGAATTGCAGCAATCCCAACGGAAAGAACTCCGCCTGCCTGAATTATTCCTTAGGCTCATGCCTAGGCCGGTGTCTTGGCGGGCCTGCAGAACAGCAGTACAACGACATCCTGGACAGGTTTATCGGTTTTCTGAAAGGCACTGACAGGAGTATCATAGAGGACATGAATCAAATGATGTTGAATGCCTCTGAAGCATTTGATTTTGAAGCTGCATCCGCCTATCGGGACCATATACAGGCAGTCAGCTCCCTGCTAAAAAAGAAAAAGTGA
- a CDS encoding AAA family ATPase, producing MRQNTNYRLSDEEFNRLHHLWESPEAITEKLKMSTVEKYMHSFKDQAEDWFSSNTDYLQESYQFFKSFKQRGLLSTMEWEDIQKLGEHINAFRMPLAKKRALGNPNADIKHYRSSFQYLIYGDDPLKKRMDQFAHHEDYKLFGFGYSVVSELIGNIFPDEYCFYNQRDRVALENIIELKPRYARGDTFGEKFIKFQECLKENEIVENYLEVVGKQTSLPIYYEIDQFFSYLFENYGKKEAIDEEEEQPQYWLLAAGEGSFMWEDFHKNEHIGIGWEELGDLKKYGSKREVIDALKEIYGLDYNPNNDALANYQFANEMKIGDYVLIKRGTHHIIGYGKVVSDYKHEPSREKYHSLRKVEWISMGEWEVEKLNTKTLTDITQYEEFVDKLLAAIGKEETTIYPTSNDGMSIGKEDSTPYTTEQLLSEVFMKEDKIEDILETLDYKKNIILQGPPGVGKTFVAKRLAFLHMGAKDDSKVEMLQFHQSYSYEDFIRGYKPNVQGHFTLKDGIFYSFCKKAIEDQENNYYMIIDEINRGNLSKIFGELMMLIEADKRGRKFAVKLAYSEGEETFYIPKNLYLIGTMNTADRSLALVDYALRRKFSFISVEPAFETEQFNGYLISKGISQGFIDKLIAGINDINQAITNDAVNLGKGYEIGHSYFCPTNEQVDDEQKWYERIIRLEIAPLLREYWFDQEDKVNELLGRL from the coding sequence ATGCGACAGAACACAAATTACAGATTATCTGATGAAGAGTTTAACCGGCTTCACCATTTATGGGAATCACCGGAGGCAATAACCGAAAAGTTAAAAATGTCAACAGTTGAAAAATATATGCATTCTTTCAAGGATCAAGCAGAAGATTGGTTTAGCAGCAATACAGATTATTTGCAGGAAAGCTATCAATTTTTTAAAAGCTTTAAGCAAAGAGGCCTTCTAAGCACAATGGAGTGGGAGGATATACAGAAGCTGGGTGAACACATCAATGCCTTCCGGATGCCTTTAGCAAAGAAACGGGCACTAGGGAATCCCAATGCTGACATTAAGCATTACCGAAGTAGCTTTCAATATCTAATATATGGAGATGATCCACTAAAAAAACGCATGGATCAGTTTGCTCACCATGAAGATTATAAACTATTTGGCTTTGGTTATAGCGTTGTCAGTGAACTGATCGGTAACATTTTTCCTGATGAATATTGCTTTTACAATCAGAGAGATCGAGTAGCTCTGGAGAATATCATAGAGTTAAAACCCAGATATGCGAGAGGGGATACCTTTGGCGAGAAATTCATTAAATTTCAGGAGTGCTTGAAAGAGAATGAAATAGTTGAAAATTACCTTGAAGTAGTTGGGAAGCAAACAAGTCTTCCAATCTATTATGAAATTGATCAATTCTTCAGCTATCTTTTCGAAAACTATGGTAAAAAAGAAGCTATTGATGAAGAGGAAGAGCAACCACAATACTGGTTATTGGCAGCAGGGGAAGGAAGCTTCATGTGGGAAGATTTCCATAAGAATGAGCATATCGGAATTGGCTGGGAAGAGCTTGGTGATCTCAAAAAATACGGAAGCAAACGTGAGGTAATCGATGCTCTCAAGGAAATCTATGGGCTGGATTACAACCCAAATAATGATGCCCTTGCTAACTACCAGTTTGCCAATGAAATGAAGATAGGAGATTATGTTCTCATAAAAAGAGGGACACATCATATAATTGGTTACGGCAAAGTTGTTTCAGATTATAAACATGAACCGTCAAGGGAAAAGTACCATTCACTTCGCAAGGTTGAGTGGATTTCAATGGGTGAATGGGAAGTTGAGAAGCTAAACACAAAAACGTTAACGGATATTACTCAGTATGAAGAATTTGTTGACAAGTTGCTTGCTGCAATTGGTAAAGAAGAAACAACAATTTATCCAACATCAAACGACGGAATGTCAATTGGAAAAGAAGACTCCACTCCTTACACCACAGAACAACTGCTAAGTGAAGTATTTATGAAAGAAGATAAAATCGAAGATATCCTTGAAACGCTTGATTACAAGAAAAATATTATCCTGCAGGGCCCTCCTGGTGTTGGAAAAACTTTTGTGGCGAAGCGGCTTGCCTTTCTCCATATGGGAGCAAAGGATGACAGCAAAGTCGAAATGCTGCAATTCCATCAATCCTATTCATATGAAGACTTCATCCGAGGATACAAACCGAATGTACAGGGACATTTCACCTTGAAAGACGGAATCTTCTATTCGTTTTGTAAAAAAGCGATAGAAGATCAGGAAAACAATTACTATATGATTATTGATGAAATTAACAGGGGTAACTTGTCCAAAATTTTTGGGGAGCTGATGATGCTTATTGAAGCGGATAAACGGGGCAGAAAATTCGCCGTTAAGCTTGCGTATAGTGAAGGGGAGGAAACATTCTATATTCCGAAAAACTTGTACCTGATTGGTACCATGAACACAGCAGACCGATCACTGGCATTGGTTGATTATGCACTTAGAAGAAAGTTTTCCTTCATTAGTGTAGAACCGGCATTTGAAACAGAGCAATTCAATGGGTATTTAATCAGTAAAGGGATTAGCCAGGGCTTTATTGACAAACTTATCGCAGGGATCAATGACATTAATCAGGCGATAACAAATGATGCGGTCAATCTGGGCAAAGGATATGAAATTGGCCACAGCTATTTCTGCCCGACAAATGAACAAGTGGATGATGAACAAAAATGGTATGAGCGAATCATCCGCCTGGAAATCGCCCCACTCCTACGTGAATATTGGTTCGATCAGGAGGACAAAGTAAATGAGCTCCTTGGCAGACTCTAA
- a CDS encoding DUF3231 family protein, which yields METAEDTDLKDVLTEIKTLSSFQEQEALQFLADNGLHVTPFFSENDLHSPSEKLFSDQLMIEILKHITSNGLGVLSFQYTDLTIPKVKNFFKEILNKLIQIDISILNLLEHKGLLQNRSFSYTNAEDRENKLFKVASTQQRPLNAVELASMFGSFQCNNVGVALCTAFSDVAKDEDTKSFLQDGIKLSYHQVDVLSEIYRENGVPTTTGLEAHVQKVNKSPFSDKLMANLIMFLNPIAIGNLQTAVVSSYKKSHVKALKELIDQVEDYSEKGFKLLVRKDWFNEPPVTNRSIDN from the coding sequence ATGGAGACTGCTGAAGATACTGATTTGAAGGATGTTTTAACGGAAATTAAAACACTTTCTTCATTCCAGGAACAAGAGGCTTTGCAATTCTTAGCTGATAATGGATTACATGTTACACCGTTTTTTAGTGAAAATGATTTACATAGCCCCTCAGAAAAGTTATTTTCTGATCAATTAATGATAGAAATTCTTAAGCATATAACAAGCAACGGATTGGGTGTACTTTCTTTTCAATATACAGACTTGACCATCCCAAAGGTTAAGAATTTTTTTAAAGAAATACTCAATAAGTTAATTCAAATTGACATTTCTATATTAAATTTGCTGGAGCATAAAGGGTTGCTGCAAAACAGGTCCTTTTCATACACAAATGCTGAAGACAGAGAAAACAAATTATTTAAAGTGGCATCAACCCAGCAGAGGCCGCTTAATGCTGTTGAATTAGCAAGTATGTTTGGTTCTTTTCAATGTAATAATGTTGGGGTAGCTCTATGTACTGCTTTTTCGGATGTGGCGAAGGATGAAGATACAAAGAGTTTTTTGCAGGATGGGATCAAATTATCCTATCATCAAGTGGATGTTTTATCCGAAATATATAGAGAAAACGGAGTCCCAACAACGACCGGATTAGAGGCTCACGTTCAAAAGGTGAATAAATCCCCATTTTCAGATAAACTAATGGCTAACTTAATCATGTTCTTAAATCCTATCGCAATCGGCAATCTGCAGACTGCTGTCGTTTCCAGTTATAAAAAAAGTCACGTGAAAGCTCTAAAGGAATTAATTGATCAAGTGGAAGATTATTCAGAGAAAGGGTTTAAGTTATTGGTAAGGAAAGACTGGTTTAATGAGCCGCCGGTAACCAATAGGTCAATTGATAATTAA
- the mcrC gene encoding 5-methylcytosine-specific restriction endonuclease system specificity protein McrC → MSSLADSKIPIKNLYYMLCYAWGHLEEKDMANIAREDEKDIKHLLTRILLVKLRSLIKRGFYREYKSYQEETGTLKGRILFQESINTFSFKRGKMHCEFEEMTHDIIHNQVIKSTLYALLQTQQLERQLKEEIQQLYPYFAEVTVIKLNLRIFQEIKLHRSSQHYRFVLDICRFLYESLLLNEEKGESQLVDFERDPKVMARLFEDFVRNFYKREMPEYKVHRENIYWDAEGEDTRYLPLMQTDISLESVDQKIIIDTKYYQNALTQNFGSQKLISGNLYQLFAYLSNHKKAEGEETVGMLLYPKTGKELMLEYRIKGFSIRINTIDLNRDWLSIHTRLKEIVS, encoded by the coding sequence ATGAGCTCCTTGGCAGACTCTAAAATACCGATCAAAAACTTATACTATATGCTTTGTTATGCCTGGGGACATTTGGAAGAAAAAGATATGGCCAACATTGCCCGTGAAGATGAAAAGGATATCAAGCATCTCTTAACTAGAATCCTCCTCGTAAAGCTCCGCTCGCTCATCAAGCGGGGTTTTTACCGGGAGTACAAATCCTACCAGGAGGAAACCGGAACCCTAAAGGGTCGAATTCTTTTTCAGGAATCCATCAACACCTTCTCTTTTAAAAGAGGCAAAATGCACTGTGAGTTCGAAGAAATGACCCATGATATTATTCATAACCAGGTAATTAAATCAACACTTTATGCGCTGCTGCAAACCCAGCAGCTAGAAAGACAGCTAAAGGAAGAAATCCAGCAGCTGTATCCATATTTTGCCGAAGTAACTGTCATAAAGCTAAACCTGAGAATCTTTCAGGAAATTAAACTGCACAGAAGCAGTCAGCACTACCGATTCGTCCTGGACATCTGCCGTTTTCTTTATGAATCATTGCTTTTAAATGAAGAGAAGGGGGAATCTCAATTAGTCGACTTTGAACGAGATCCAAAGGTAATGGCACGCCTATTTGAGGACTTTGTGCGTAACTTTTACAAAAGAGAAATGCCCGAATACAAGGTGCATCGTGAAAATATTTATTGGGATGCTGAAGGAGAAGACACTAGATACCTTCCACTCATGCAGACCGATATTTCTCTTGAAAGTGTGGATCAAAAAATTATAATTGATACAAAATATTATCAGAATGCTTTGACTCAAAATTTTGGATCACAGAAATTGATAAGCGGGAATTTGTATCAGCTGTTTGCTTATTTGAGTAATCATAAGAAGGCGGAGGGGGAGGAAACGGTAGGTATGCTCCTTTATCCTAAGACTGGTAAGGAATTGATGTTAGAATATAGAATTAAGGGGTTTTCAATAAGAATCAATACTATAGATTTGAACCGAGATTGGTTAAGCATTCATACAAGATTAAAAGAAATTGTAAGTTAA
- a CDS encoding (deoxy)nucleoside triphosphate pyrophosphohydrolase, protein MKKNIHVVGAVIIENGNILCAQRGPSKALPYKWEFPGGKIESGETPQQALIREINEEMNCKIEIGEQIEHTVYEYDFGIVHLTTFYCKLVEGKPTLTEHVSINWLSPSDLETLDWAPADIPAINKISKTLSLK, encoded by the coding sequence ATGAAAAAGAACATTCATGTAGTTGGTGCAGTTATTATTGAAAATGGAAATATTCTATGTGCTCAAAGGGGTCCATCAAAAGCGCTTCCTTACAAATGGGAATTTCCTGGAGGGAAAATTGAGAGTGGAGAAACGCCGCAGCAAGCCCTAATTCGGGAAATAAATGAAGAAATGAATTGTAAGATCGAAATAGGTGAACAAATTGAACACACTGTCTATGAATATGATTTCGGTATTGTTCATTTAACTACTTTTTATTGTAAATTGGTTGAAGGAAAACCTACATTAACAGAACATGTTTCGATAAATTGGCTGTCACCGTCAGATCTTGAAACTTTGGACTGGGCTCCTGCTGATATCCCAGCCATCAATAAAATTTCAAAAACGCTTTCCTTAAAATGA